In Ruminococcaceae bacterium BL-6, a genomic segment contains:
- a CDS encoding Phosphate-specific transport system accessory protein PhoU, whose translation MPRKIFDRELADLIGEMTKMGADVGQRIDETITALRTLDLDKADQIANSDDEIDRTEHRIEKVCMNLIAMQQPVASDLRMIAACLKILTDIERVADQCADICDILTVGELNSNSLAITHVVQMMEAARDMFRRAMDVFLSRDVEAAHEVCKSDDVVDTMFSKIILEICGIITDNPQNVMREVDLLFIIKYVERIGDHATNIAEWVIYMETGVHPDLNSKEQ comes from the coding sequence ATGCCAAGAAAGATTTTTGACCGGGAGCTTGCCGACCTGATCGGCGAGATGACCAAAATGGGTGCCGACGTCGGGCAGCGCATCGACGAAACGATCACCGCCCTGAGAACGCTGGACCTGGACAAAGCCGACCAGATCGCGAACAGCGACGACGAAATCGACCGCACGGAGCATCGGATCGAGAAAGTATGCATGAACCTGATCGCCATGCAGCAGCCGGTCGCTTCCGACCTGCGTATGATCGCCGCCTGCCTGAAGATTCTGACGGACATCGAGCGGGTGGCAGACCAGTGCGCGGACATCTGCGACATTCTCACCGTGGGCGAGCTGAACAGCAACAGCCTGGCCATCACCCATGTGGTGCAGATGATGGAGGCCGCGCGCGACATGTTCCGCCGCGCGATGGATGTCTTTTTGAGCCGGGACGTGGAGGCGGCGCATGAAGTGTGCAAAAGCGACGACGTCGTGGACACCATGTTTTCCAAAATCATTCTGGAAATCTGCGGGATCATCACGGATAATCCGCAGAATGTCATGCGCGAGGTAGACCTTCTGTTCATCATCAAATATGTGGAGCGCATCGGCGACCACGCGACGAATATCGCGGAATGGGTCATCTACATGGAAACCGGCGTCCACCCGGACCTGAACTCGAAGGAACAGTAA
- the dkgA gene encoding 2,5-diketo-D-gluconic acid reductase A, whose protein sequence is MDDHMILLNDGNSLPKIGFGVYLIQEQQMLEAVRAAYRTGYRLFDTASFYENEEFLGRAIRQLGIPRDEIQIATKAWTTELGYEEVKEALRRSLARLQTDYVDVYLIHWPLRDEKKLSETWTAMEEIKDKGFVRSIGVCNFKQHHLKVIHKGHRYVPAINQIERHPLLTQQDLVAYDRSHRIATQAWSPLMRGRKVMDLELIRSLAEKYGKTPAQIVLNWDIREGVIPIPKSVTPSRISENFHALDFSLSEEDVRSIDALNVDLRSGADPDAYAFEPKS, encoded by the coding sequence ATGGATGACCATATGATTTTGCTCAATGACGGAAACAGCCTTCCTAAAATCGGGTTCGGCGTATATTTGATTCAGGAACAGCAGATGCTCGAGGCGGTGCGGGCCGCATACCGCACCGGATACCGGCTTTTCGACACCGCTTCTTTTTACGAAAACGAGGAGTTTCTGGGCCGGGCCATTCGGCAGCTCGGAATCCCGAGAGATGAAATTCAGATCGCAACGAAGGCGTGGACCACCGAGCTGGGATACGAGGAGGTAAAGGAAGCCCTGCGCCGAAGCCTTGCAAGGCTTCAGACCGACTATGTGGATGTCTACCTGATCCATTGGCCGCTGCGGGATGAAAAAAAGCTTTCCGAAACGTGGACCGCCATGGAGGAAATAAAGGACAAGGGCTTTGTGCGCTCCATCGGGGTCTGCAATTTCAAGCAGCACCATCTGAAAGTGATCCACAAGGGGCATCGGTACGTTCCGGCGATCAATCAGATCGAGCGCCACCCGCTGCTCACGCAGCAGGATCTTGTGGCCTACGACCGTTCACACCGCATCGCGACCCAGGCGTGGTCCCCGCTGATGCGCGGAAGAAAGGTGATGGATCTGGAACTCATCCGCAGTCTTGCGGAAAAATACGGGAAGACCCCGGCGCAGATCGTTCTGAACTGGGATATCCGGGAGGGCGTGATTCCCATTCCGAAATCCGTGACGCCATCCCGCATTTCGGAAAACTTCCATGCGCTCGACTTTTCCCTGAGCGAAGAGGATGTCCGAAGCATCGACGCGCTCAATGTTGATCTGCGTTCGGGAGCCGACCCCGATGCCTATGCGTTTGAACCGAAGAGTTGA
- a CDS encoding putative CoA-disulfide reductase (Evidence 3 : Putative function from multiple computational evidences; Product type e : enzyme) — protein MKVLIIGGVAGGATAAARLRRNDEHAQIILFERGGFVSFANCGLPYYVGGVIREKSDLVVQTPEGFSRRFRIDVRPMEQVVSINRKEKTVSVRKNGSVYRESYDKLILSPGAEPIRPALPGFDGKRVFSVRGIPDALAIREFCERNSPESAVIIGGGYIGIEMVENLSRLGIRVTVVEQKDHIIPAIDPDTAAEVQNYLRPKGVELRLNTGVGAIEETGDRLVFHLTDGPDIAADFAVLSVGVSPESKLAAEAGLKTGVRGTIAVDESMRTSDPDIYAVGDAVQVTNAVSGEPVSIPLASPANRQGRIAADHICGEPVRYDGAQGSSILKAFGLVLAATGLSETALKAAGAPYLKSYTYSPSNASYYPGGAPMSIKLLFSPDGGRLLGAQAVGSSGVDKRIDVIASVLRMHGTVEDLTRLELCYAPPFSSAKDPVNMAGYVAENILKHKVFPFYAEDVDSIDPRESVLVDTRTEAEFEGGTIPGAVNFPLDSLREEMEKLPKDREIDVFCQIGLRGYLASRILLQNGFSRVRNLSGGYRLWKQLQENRAAIRRQPETE, from the coding sequence ATGAAAGTGCTGATCATCGGAGGGGTTGCCGGCGGCGCAACCGCGGCGGCCCGCCTTCGCAGAAACGACGAGCACGCGCAGATCATCCTTTTTGAACGGGGCGGCTTCGTCTCTTTTGCCAACTGCGGCCTCCCCTATTATGTCGGAGGTGTCATCCGGGAAAAATCGGACCTGGTCGTTCAGACGCCCGAGGGGTTTTCCCGCCGGTTCCGAATCGACGTGAGGCCCATGGAACAGGTCGTTTCGATCAACCGCAAGGAGAAAACCGTATCGGTGCGGAAAAACGGCTCCGTTTACCGGGAAAGCTACGACAAGCTGATCCTCTCCCCGGGCGCGGAACCGATCCGCCCCGCCCTGCCGGGCTTCGACGGAAAAAGGGTCTTTTCCGTGCGCGGGATCCCGGATGCGCTCGCGATCCGGGAATTCTGTGAAAGGAATTCCCCGGAAAGCGCCGTTATCATCGGCGGGGGCTACATCGGCATCGAAATGGTGGAAAATCTGAGCCGGCTCGGGATCCGGGTCACGGTCGTCGAGCAGAAGGACCATATCATCCCCGCCATTGATCCGGATACGGCGGCCGAGGTCCAGAATTACCTGAGGCCGAAGGGCGTGGAGCTGCGCCTGAACACCGGGGTCGGCGCCATAGAGGAAACCGGGGACCGGCTGGTGTTCCATCTGACCGATGGGCCGGATATCGCCGCGGATTTCGCTGTTCTGTCGGTCGGCGTCTCGCCGGAGTCGAAGCTCGCGGCGGAAGCGGGCCTGAAAACGGGGGTGCGCGGCACGATCGCGGTGGATGAATCCATGCGCACGAGCGACCCCGACATTTACGCGGTCGGCGACGCGGTGCAGGTGACAAACGCGGTGAGCGGCGAGCCGGTTTCCATCCCGCTCGCATCCCCGGCCAACCGGCAGGGGCGCATCGCCGCGGACCATATCTGCGGAGAACCCGTCCGGTACGACGGGGCGCAGGGCTCCTCCATCCTCAAGGCTTTCGGCCTTGTCCTTGCGGCCACCGGGCTTTCGGAAACCGCTTTGAAAGCGGCCGGAGCCCCCTATCTGAAATCCTACACCTACTCGCCTTCCAACGCCTCGTATTACCCCGGCGGGGCGCCGATGAGCATCAAGCTCCTGTTTTCGCCGGACGGCGGCCGTCTGCTCGGGGCACAGGCCGTGGGCTCTTCCGGGGTGGACAAGAGGATTGACGTAATCGCCTCCGTCCTGCGGATGCATGGAACGGTGGAAGACCTGACGCGGCTGGAGCTCTGCTATGCCCCGCCGTTCTCCTCCGCAAAGGACCCGGTGAACATGGCGGGATATGTTGCGGAAAACATTCTGAAGCACAAGGTCTTCCCGTTCTACGCGGAAGACGTCGATTCGATCGACCCGCGGGAATCCGTTCTGGTGGATACCCGCACCGAAGCGGAATTTGAGGGCGGAACCATCCCCGGCGCCGTGAACTTCCCGCTGGACAGCCTGCGGGAGGAAATGGAGAAGCTGCCGAAGGACCGGGAGATCGACGTGTTCTGCCAGATCGGCCTGAGGGGATATCTCGCCTCCCGCATTCTGCTGCAGAACGGGTTTTCCCGCGTGAGGAACCTGAGCGGCGGCTACCGGCTGTGGAAGCAGCTGCAGGAAAACCGCGCCGCAATCCGCCGGCAGCCGGAAACGGAGTGA
- a CDS encoding Phosphate regulon sensor protein PhoR — MKKKWILFNAAIVVAGFLAAFFIAAMQVQQQYRSEFTRRLDTALSILTAQADEIKADPEASATRIGDQLSSAGQQMRISIIDESGKVVGDSSMEDINQNHKNRPEIVQAREKGRGYDIRISASLNERYYYEAVYVKQDGFFIRAALPTVTLDRSIRKIWTIAVLSMLLGIILVCAVTAILVYRLTRPLNDLTRAVRRISEGDYSIRVSGNYRDEVGELARSFNRMAESTETAVSELTGKQKQLEGVLQGMDDGVLAVNDQNEILFFNQSAGNMMKNSSLAVGGKLEGSLFAARIADLMKDALHTGESKRENIAEGAGGRQFAVYVAPIAGQSVGSALAVIADMTRMRRLEQMRSEFVANVTHELKTPLTSIRGSIELLKSGDRDEKTRRYFYDVLDIEAERLHRLIDDMLALSQIENAKEDPTVRRCSVRDGLSECMERLEPLAEKYNVTLSLQADPDLYVSCSPTRFQQLFGNLIENAIKYNRPQGSVTVTAQSRRQTVVVHVRDTGIGIAPEHFDRLFERFYRVDTSRSRAIGGTGLGLSIVKHLAALYGGEVGVESEVGKGSTFTVRLPLLPKEKEKKENESI, encoded by the coding sequence ATGAAAAAGAAATGGATTCTGTTCAACGCAGCCATTGTCGTGGCCGGATTTCTGGCGGCCTTTTTCATCGCCGCCATGCAGGTTCAGCAGCAGTACCGCAGCGAATTTACGAGAAGGCTCGACACCGCGCTCAGCATTTTGACCGCGCAGGCGGATGAGATCAAGGCCGACCCCGAAGCATCCGCGACCCGGATCGGGGACCAGCTTTCCAGCGCCGGGCAGCAGATGCGCATCAGCATCATCGACGAAAGCGGCAAGGTCGTCGGCGACAGTTCCATGGAGGACATCAACCAGAACCACAAAAACCGCCCCGAAATCGTGCAGGCGCGCGAAAAAGGGCGAGGCTACGACATCCGCATCAGCGCGAGCCTGAACGAACGATATTACTATGAGGCGGTGTACGTCAAACAGGACGGGTTCTTCATCCGCGCGGCGCTCCCCACCGTCACGCTCGACCGCTCCATCCGGAAAATCTGGACGATCGCCGTGCTGAGCATGCTGCTGGGGATCATCCTGGTCTGCGCCGTCACCGCGATTTTGGTGTACCGCCTGACCCGCCCGCTCAACGACCTGACCCGCGCCGTGCGCCGGATCTCGGAAGGGGACTATTCCATCCGCGTTTCCGGAAACTACCGGGATGAGGTCGGCGAGCTTGCGCGCTCGTTCAACCGGATGGCGGAAAGCACCGAAACGGCCGTTTCCGAGCTGACCGGAAAACAGAAGCAGCTGGAGGGCGTGCTTCAGGGCATGGATGACGGCGTTCTCGCCGTGAACGATCAAAACGAAATCCTGTTCTTTAACCAGAGCGCCGGAAACATGATGAAAAACAGCAGCCTTGCCGTGGGCGGAAAACTGGAAGGCAGCCTTTTCGCCGCGAGGATCGCCGACCTGATGAAAGACGCGCTGCACACCGGCGAATCGAAGCGCGAAAACATCGCGGAAGGAGCCGGCGGGCGCCAGTTCGCCGTTTACGTCGCCCCCATCGCCGGGCAGAGCGTGGGGTCCGCCCTTGCGGTGATCGCGGATATGACGCGGATGCGCCGCCTGGAGCAGATGAGGAGCGAGTTCGTGGCAAACGTCACCCACGAGCTGAAAACGCCGCTGACCTCGATCCGCGGGAGCATCGAGCTTTTGAAAAGCGGAGACCGCGACGAAAAGACGCGCCGCTATTTCTACGACGTGCTCGACATCGAGGCCGAACGGCTGCACCGGCTGATCGACGACATGCTCGCCCTTTCGCAGATCGAAAACGCGAAGGAAGACCCCACCGTGCGCCGCTGCAGCGTGCGGGATGGGCTGTCAGAATGCATGGAGCGTCTGGAGCCGCTCGCCGAAAAGTACAATGTGACGCTGAGCCTTCAGGCGGACCCCGACCTGTATGTTTCCTGCTCCCCCACCCGGTTCCAGCAGCTTTTCGGCAACCTGATCGAAAACGCGATCAAATACAACCGGCCGCAGGGCAGCGTCACGGTGACGGCCCAGAGCCGCCGGCAGACGGTCGTCGTCCATGTGCGCGACACCGGGATCGGAATCGCCCCCGAGCATTTCGACCGCCTGTTTGAACGGTTCTACCGCGTGGACACCAGCCGATCGCGCGCGATCGGCGGAACGGGGCTCGGGCTTTCCATCGTCAAGCACCTTGCCGCGCTGTACGGCGGCGAAGTGGGCGTGGAAAGCGAGGTCGGAAAGGGCAGCACGTTTACCGTGCGCCTTCCCCTCCTTCCAAAGGAAAAAGAAAAGAAAGAAAACGAATCAATATAA
- the walR gene encoding two-component response regulator [YycF] (Evidence 2a : Function from experimental evidences in other organisms; PubMedId : 10878122, 12682299, 15015732, 15153768, 17307850, 17370266, 18789936, 19019149, 21219466, 23199363, 24125693, 26102633, 28674376, 29465029; Product type r : regulator): MLIYIADDEPNIRNLVAFGLKDEGFETAGFPDGTQLLEAIRRRMPDAVILDWMMPQPDGLAVCRKLRESEATRSIPVLMLTARGEEIDRVLGLELGADDYIVKPFSVKELCARVKAVLRRAARSGDSSGQLIEGGGLTVDIARHSVEKDGRPIELTAKEFDLLAALMKNSGNVLTRDTLLNRVWGVDYYGDTRTVDVHIRYLRQKIEDNPDEPTLILTVRGVGYKFSETG, translated from the coding sequence TTGCTGATCTATATTGCCGACGACGAACCGAACATCCGAAATCTTGTGGCCTTCGGCCTGAAGGACGAGGGATTTGAAACCGCCGGATTTCCCGACGGCACCCAGCTTCTGGAGGCCATCCGCCGACGGATGCCGGACGCCGTGATTCTGGATTGGATGATGCCCCAGCCCGACGGGCTGGCGGTGTGCCGCAAGCTGCGGGAAAGCGAAGCCACGCGCTCGATCCCGGTGCTGATGCTCACCGCGCGCGGGGAGGAAATCGACCGGGTGCTCGGCCTGGAACTGGGGGCGGACGATTATATCGTCAAGCCGTTCAGCGTCAAGGAGCTCTGCGCCCGGGTGAAGGCCGTCCTGCGGCGGGCAGCCCGCAGCGGAGATTCCTCGGGCCAGCTGATCGAAGGCGGCGGCCTTACCGTGGACATCGCCCGCCACAGCGTGGAAAAGGATGGACGCCCCATCGAGCTGACCGCAAAGGAGTTCGACCTGCTTGCGGCGCTGATGAAAAACAGCGGGAACGTCCTGACGCGCGACACCCTGCTCAACCGCGTATGGGGGGTGGATTACTACGGCGATACACGCACGGTGGATGTCCATATCCGTTACCTGCGCCAGAAGATCGAGGATAACCCGGATGAACCGACGCTGATCCTCACTGTGCGCGGCGTCGGCTATAAATTTTCAGAAACCGGTTAA
- the pstBB gene encoding phosphate ABC transporter (ATP-binding protein) (Evidence 2a : Function from experimental evidences in other organisms; PubMedId : 8760913, 9098050, 12897025, 15289558; Product type t : transporter), whose product MESKISIQHLNLFYGEFQALKDVCLEIPKNRVTAFIGPSGCGKSTCLKTLNRMNDLVTNCRIEGKVTIDGEDVYDPRTDVTLLRKRAGMVFQKPNPFPMTVYDNIAYGPRVHGTKNKQQLDEIVERSLKSAALWEEVKDRLKKSALGLSGGQQQRLCIARALAVEPDILLMDEPTSALDPISTLKIEDLMDDLRKDYTVVIVTHNMQQAARIADKTAFFLLGEVVEYADTRTMFNNPADKRTERYLTGRFG is encoded by the coding sequence ATGGAGAGCAAAATTTCGATTCAACATCTGAATTTATTCTACGGCGAGTTTCAGGCGCTGAAAGACGTCTGTTTGGAGATTCCCAAAAATCGGGTCACGGCGTTCATCGGCCCCTCGGGGTGCGGAAAATCCACATGCCTGAAAACCCTGAACCGCATGAACGACCTGGTGACGAACTGCCGCATCGAAGGAAAAGTCACCATCGACGGCGAGGACGTTTACGACCCGCGCACCGACGTCACCCTGCTGCGCAAACGCGCCGGCATGGTATTCCAGAAGCCGAACCCGTTTCCGATGACGGTATACGACAACATCGCCTACGGCCCGCGCGTTCACGGAACCAAGAACAAACAGCAGTTGGATGAAATTGTGGAGCGTTCTCTGAAAAGCGCCGCCCTGTGGGAAGAAGTCAAGGACCGGCTGAAAAAATCCGCGCTCGGCCTTTCGGGCGGGCAGCAGCAGCGGCTGTGCATCGCGCGGGCGCTGGCCGTGGAACCGGATATCCTTCTGATGGATGAGCCGACAAGCGCGCTCGACCCGATCTCCACCCTGAAGATCGAGGACCTGATGGATGACCTTCGCAAGGACTACACCGTGGTGATCGTGACGCACAACATGCAGCAGGCCGCGCGCATCGCGGATAAGACCGCCTTTTTCCTGCTGGGGGAAGTCGTGGAATACGCCGACACGCGCACCATGTTCAACAACCCCGCGGACAAGCGCACGGAACGGTATCTGACCGGCCGTTTCGGATAA
- a CDS encoding MarR family transcriptional regulator — MAHIHNAVYRAFHAQRNKLRPGMEQIGLSPGQPKILRYLFQRENCMQKDIAEALDIRPATVSSLLDNMGRAGLIQRSDAATRRRAESISITEKGRQSFEKWQRLCDEVEEESLAGFTGEEQERFFGYLCRMYQNLTGKILE; from the coding sequence ATGGCTCATATTCACAATGCCGTTTACAGGGCGTTTCACGCGCAGAGGAACAAGCTCCGCCCCGGCATGGAGCAAATCGGCCTTTCGCCCGGCCAGCCGAAGATTCTGCGGTACCTGTTTCAGAGGGAGAACTGCATGCAGAAGGATATCGCGGAGGCGCTGGATATCCGCCCGGCCACCGTTTCAAGCCTTTTGGACAATATGGGCCGCGCCGGGCTGATTCAGCGTTCGGATGCGGCGACGCGCAGGCGGGCCGAATCGATTTCCATCACCGAAAAGGGCCGGCAGAGCTTTGAAAAATGGCAGCGGCTGTGCGACGAGGTGGAAGAGGAATCCCTGGCCGGTTTTACCGGGGAGGAGCAGGAGCGGTTTTTCGGCTACCTGTGCCGCATGTACCAGAATCTGACGGGAAAGATTCTGGAATAA
- a CDS encoding Uncharacterized ABC transporter ATP-binding protein TM_0288 — protein sequence MPRTMRHEKPKDIRKTVRFLWRYLRVHRFSLLVVTALVAVSALANVYGTYLLKPAVNQYILPGDIPGLIRMLGFMGAIYLAGAAATYFYSQLMVKIAQKIVSEIRRDLFKKIQQLPIRFFDAKTHGELMSRFTNDIDTISEALNNSFTVVIQCSIVIVGNFVMLIILNAALSVIVFDCFFLMFLFLRYSGKKSHAYFANQQKYMGSLNGFLEEMVSGQKIVQVFRHEERDFEEFSRRNEQVQRAATGAMTYSGLLIPVVVSISYFNYAVSACVGAFFAIAGWIDLGTLASYLVCVRQSAMPVNHFSQQVNFLLAALSGAERIFEIMQEEPETDEGTVTMVRVRGDEDGNLQECGERTGKWAWRVPGETGVRLVPLRGGVRFQDVVFGYEPENPVLKKISLYAKPGQKIAFVGSTGAGKTTIANLINRFYDVDSGSITYDGIDVRRIKKDDLRHSIAVVLQDTHLFTGTVAENIRYGNPDADLEQVIRAAKLANADSFIQRLPNGYDTVISGDGARLSQGQMQLLAIARAAVLDPPVLILDEATSSVDSHTEKLIEAGMDRLMENRTVFVIAHRLSTVRNAKEIIVLENGQILERGSHDELVARKGRYYRLYTGQFELS from the coding sequence ATGCCAAGGACGATGCGGCACGAAAAGCCGAAGGATATCCGGAAAACGGTCCGTTTCCTGTGGCGGTATCTCAGGGTGCACCGTTTTTCCCTGCTGGTTGTTACGGCGCTGGTCGCCGTCAGCGCGTTGGCCAACGTCTACGGAACCTACCTGCTGAAACCGGCGGTGAACCAATACATTCTTCCCGGCGATATTCCCGGTCTGATCCGGATGCTGGGGTTCATGGGGGCTATTTATCTGGCGGGCGCCGCCGCAACTTATTTCTATTCCCAGCTGATGGTGAAGATCGCCCAGAAAATCGTTTCGGAGATCCGCCGGGATCTTTTCAAGAAGATTCAGCAGCTTCCGATCCGCTTTTTCGATGCCAAGACGCACGGCGAGCTGATGAGTCGTTTCACGAACGATATCGATACGATTTCCGAGGCGCTGAACAACAGCTTTACCGTGGTGATCCAGTGCTCCATCGTCATCGTGGGCAATTTCGTGATGCTGATCATCCTGAACGCGGCGCTTTCCGTGATCGTTTTTGACTGCTTTTTCCTGATGTTCCTGTTCCTGCGGTACAGCGGGAAAAAAAGCCATGCCTATTTTGCGAACCAGCAGAAATATATGGGCAGCCTGAACGGGTTTCTCGAGGAAATGGTGAGCGGGCAGAAGATCGTGCAGGTCTTCCGCCACGAAGAGCGCGACTTTGAGGAATTCAGCCGGCGGAATGAGCAGGTGCAGCGAGCCGCCACGGGCGCGATGACCTACTCGGGCCTCCTGATTCCCGTGGTGGTGAGCATTTCCTATTTCAACTATGCCGTTTCCGCCTGTGTCGGCGCGTTTTTCGCGATCGCCGGGTGGATCGATCTGGGCACTCTCGCGTCCTATCTTGTCTGTGTGCGCCAGTCGGCGATGCCGGTCAACCATTTTTCCCAGCAGGTCAACTTCCTTCTGGCCGCGCTTTCCGGGGCGGAGCGCATTTTTGAGATCATGCAGGAAGAGCCAGAAACGGATGAAGGAACCGTCACCATGGTCCGCGTGCGCGGGGATGAGGACGGGAACCTTCAGGAATGCGGCGAGCGCACCGGAAAATGGGCGTGGCGCGTTCCCGGAGAAACGGGCGTAAGGCTGGTCCCGCTGCGGGGTGGAGTCCGTTTTCAGGACGTGGTGTTCGGCTATGAGCCGGAAAATCCGGTTCTGAAAAAGATCAGCCTCTATGCGAAGCCCGGGCAGAAGATCGCGTTCGTCGGCTCCACCGGGGCCGGAAAGACGACGATCGCGAATCTGATCAACCGGTTCTACGATGTGGATTCCGGAAGCATCACTTATGACGGGATCGATGTGCGCCGGATCAAAAAGGATGACCTGCGCCATTCCATCGCCGTGGTCCTGCAGGACACCCACCTGTTTACGGGCACCGTCGCGGAAAACATCCGTTACGGGAATCCGGATGCGGATCTGGAACAGGTGATCCGGGCGGCGAAGCTCGCGAACGCGGATTCCTTTATCCAGCGGCTCCCGAACGGCTACGACACCGTGATTTCGGGCGACGGCGCCCGCCTTTCCCAGGGGCAGATGCAGCTTCTGGCCATCGCGCGCGCCGCGGTTCTGGACCCGCCCGTGCTGATTCTGGATGAGGCGACCAGCTCGGTGGATTCCCATACCGAAAAGCTGATCGAAGCGGGCATGGACCGCCTGATGGAAAACAGGACGGTTTTTGTGATCGCCCACCGGCTCTCCACGGTGCGGAACGCGAAGGAGATCATCGTGCTGGAAAACGGGCAGATTCTCGAGCGCGGCAGCCACGACGAGCTCGTCGCCCGAAAGGGCCGGTACTACCGGCTTTATACCGGGCAGTTCGAGCTGTCCTGA
- a CDS encoding ABC transporter produces the protein MLKRFLTYFEQYRKDLILSIVCVALESTFELSIPLVMADIIDVGVANRDRGYILQRGALMLVCALISLALGALYARFAARAGQGFGAQLRKAEYRKVQSFSFSNLDHFSIPSLITRLTGDVTVLQNTVSNGIRPMVRGPVMIVMATIMAMMLNMELAAVFFVALPLLGLCLFLIIRKMRPMYGKMQKALDLVNSIVQENLTAIRTVKSYVKGDSESKKFGAVNESFRGASEGAFRYAALNMPCFQLIMYATIICILWFGGNFIHQGTMQVGVLTGFLSYVLQILNSLMMISNVFLMLSRSVTSGERILEVLDEPADILDGEGGHTVTRGEIEFDHVSFKYQKTGRRNVLSDICLHILPGQTVGIVGGTGSAKSSLVQLIPRLYDVTSGGLKIDGVDVRKYSLDHLRDAVGMVLQKNTLFSGTIRENLKWGNESADQKELDWACRIACVDEFLPRMPGGYEMDLGQGGVNVSGGQKQRLCIARALLKRPKILIFDDSTSAVDTATEAKICDGLKAELRDTTKIIVTQRIQAIENADLIVVMEDGKIDAAGTHEELLASNRIYRSMYEFQKKGAVA, from the coding sequence GTGTTAAAGCGTTTTCTGACCTATTTTGAGCAATATCGAAAGGATCTGATTCTCAGCATCGTCTGCGTCGCGCTGGAATCTACGTTCGAGCTGTCCATTCCGCTGGTGATGGCCGACATCATCGATGTCGGCGTGGCGAACCGGGACAGGGGATATATTTTGCAGCGGGGAGCCCTCATGCTGGTGTGCGCCCTGATTTCCCTGGCGCTGGGCGCGCTTTACGCCAGGTTCGCCGCGCGCGCGGGGCAGGGCTTCGGCGCTCAGCTGAGAAAGGCGGAATACCGGAAGGTGCAGAGCTTTTCCTTTTCCAATCTGGACCATTTCAGCATCCCGTCGCTGATCACGCGGCTGACCGGGGACGTCACTGTGTTGCAGAACACCGTATCCAACGGGATACGCCCCATGGTGCGCGGCCCCGTCATGATCGTGATGGCGACGATCATGGCGATGATGCTGAACATGGAGCTCGCCGCCGTCTTTTTCGTGGCGCTTCCCCTGCTCGGATTGTGCCTGTTCCTGATCATCCGGAAGATGCGGCCGATGTATGGAAAAATGCAGAAGGCCCTCGACCTGGTGAACTCCATCGTGCAGGAAAACCTGACCGCGATCCGCACCGTGAAGTCCTATGTGAAAGGGGACAGCGAATCGAAAAAGTTCGGCGCGGTGAACGAGTCGTTCCGGGGGGCCTCGGAAGGGGCGTTCCGTTACGCCGCGCTGAACATGCCCTGTTTTCAGCTGATCATGTACGCGACGATCATCTGCATCCTGTGGTTCGGCGGGAATTTCATCCACCAGGGGACGATGCAGGTCGGCGTTTTGACGGGGTTTCTGAGCTATGTCCTGCAAATTCTCAACTCCCTGATGATGATCTCCAACGTGTTTCTGATGCTCAGCCGGTCCGTGACCTCCGGCGAGCGGATTCTGGAGGTGCTCGACGAGCCCGCCGATATTCTCGACGGCGAGGGCGGGCACACGGTGACGCGCGGCGAGATCGAGTTCGACCACGTTTCCTTCAAATACCAGAAAACGGGAAGGAGAAATGTGCTGTCCGATATCTGCCTGCACATTCTTCCCGGGCAGACGGTGGGGATCGTCGGCGGGACGGGCTCCGCGAAGTCGTCGCTGGTCCAGCTGATCCCCCGCCTGTACGACGTCACGTCGGGCGGCCTGAAGATAGACGGAGTCGACGTCAGGAAGTATTCGCTCGACCATCTGCGCGACGCCGTCGGCATGGTGCTTCAGAAAAACACCCTGTTTTCCGGGACGATCCGGGAAAACCTGAAATGGGGGAACGAGAGCGCCGATCAGAAAGAGCTGGACTGGGCCTGTCGTATCGCGTGCGTGGATGAATTCCTGCCGCGCATGCCGGGCGGCTACGAGATGGATCTCGGCCAGGGCGGCGTGAATGTCTCCGGCGGCCAGAAGCAAAGGCTCTGCATCGCCCGCGCCCTGCTCAAGCGCCCGAAGATCCTGATTTTCGACGATTCCACCAGCGCGGTCGACACCGCCACCGAAGCGAAGATCTGCGACGGGCTGAAGGCCGAATTGAGGGATACGACGAAGATTATCGTCACCCAGCGCATCCAGGCCATTGAGAACGCCGATCTGATCGTCGTGATGGAGGATGGGAAAATCGACGCGGCCGGGACGCACGAGGAGCTGCTGGCCTCGAACCGGATCTACCGCAGCATGTACGAATTCCAGAAGAAGGGGGCCGTTGCGTAA